A region of Arabidopsis thaliana chromosome 5, partial sequence DNA encodes the following proteins:
- a CDS encoding RNI-like superfamily protein (RNI-like superfamily protein; BEST Arabidopsis thaliana protein match is: RNI-like superfamily protein (TAIR:AT5G51370.2); Has 3650 Blast hits to 2073 proteins in 189 species: Archae - 0; Bacteria - 108; Metazoa - 1506; Fungi - 242; Plants - 1431; Viruses - 0; Other Eukaryotes - 363 (source: NCBI BLink).) has translation MTFREKMPTSPKSPLRRRRSSWTGTWLNHQTTSFKQAVSAVIQAQSPRSRFKSLSSDFSDVDRTLSLSDSLLLKILEKLPESQNEDVSLVCKRWLSVQGRRLRSMKVFDWEFLLSGRLVSRFPKLTSVDLVNACFNPSSNSGILLCHTSISFHVSTDSSLNLNFVEESLLDNEMVDKGLRVLGRGSFDLIKLVVINATELGLLSLAEDCSDLQELELHKCSDNLLRGIAACENLRGLRLVGSVDGLYSSSVSDIGLTILAQGCKRLVKLELSGCEGSFDGIKAIGQCCEVLEELSICDHRMDDGWIAALSYFESLKTLLISSCRKIDSSPGPGKLLGSCPALESLQLRRCCLNDKEGMRALFKVCDGVTKVNIQDCWGLDDDSFSLAKAFRRVRFLSLEGCSILTTSGLESVILHWEELESMRVVSCKNIKDSEISAALSSLFSLLKELTWRPDTRSHLSSSLEGTGIGKRGSKFFKKR, from the exons ATGACGTTTAGGGAGAAAATGCCGACGAGTCCTAAATCGCCTCTGAGAAGACGACGTTCGAGCTGGACCGGTACATGGTTAAACCATCAGACGACGTCGTTTAAGCAAGCAGTCTCCGCCGTTATTCAAGCTCAATCACCAAGATCCAGGTTTAAATCCCTATCTTCTGATTTCTCCGACGTCGATCGAACTCTTTCGTTGtcagattctcttcttctcaagaTCCTTGAGAAGCTTCCTGAATCTCAGAACGAAGATGTTTCACTCGTGTGTAAACGGTGGTTGAGTGTTCAGGGACGGCGTTTACGGAGTATGAAGGTTTTTGATTGGGAATTTTTATTGTCTGGGAGGCTTGTTTCGAGGTTTCCTAAGCTTACGAGTGTTGATTTGGTTAACGCGTGTTTCAATCCGTCGAGCAATTCAGGGATTTTGCTATGTCATACGTCGATTTCGTTTCATGTATCAACCGATTCGTcgttgaatttgaattttgttgagGAGAGTCTGTTGGATAATGAAATGGTTGATAAAGGGCTTAGGGTTTTAGGAAGAGGgagttttgatttgattaagCTTGTAGTGATTAATGCTACTGAATTGGGATTGCTGAGTTTAGCTGAGGATTGTTCGGATTTGCAGGAGTTAGAGTTGCATAAGTGTAGCGATAATCTCTTGCGTGGTATTGCTGCTTGTGAGAATCTGAGGGGATTGAGATTGGTTGGAAGTGTTGATGGATTGTATAGTTCATCGGTTTCTGATATTGGTTTGACGATTTTAGCACAAGGGTGTAAGAGATTGGTGAAGCTTGAGCTTAGTGGTTGTGAAGGTAGTTTTGATGGGATTAAAGCAATTGGGCAATGTTGTGAAGTGCTTGAGGAGCTGAGTATTTGTGATCATAGAATGGATGATGGTTGGATAGCTGCGCTTTCGTATTTTGAGAGTTTGAAGACTTTGTTGATTTCGTCTTGTAGAAAGATAGATTCTAGTCCTGGACCGGGAAAGTTGCTGGGATCTTGTCCAGCTCTGGAGAGTTTGCAACTCAGGAGGTGTTGTTTGAATGACAAGGAGGGGATGAGAGCGTTGTTTAAGGTGTGTGATGGAGTAACTAAGGTTAATATTCAGGATTGTTGGGGATTGGATGATGATTCTTTCAGCTTGGCTAAAGCTTTCAG GAGGGTGCGGTTTTTATCTTTGGAAGGATGCTCAATCCTAACAACAAGCGGTTTAGAGTCAGTAATTCTACACTGGGAAGAGCTTGAGAGCATGAGAGTAGTATCATGTAAGAACATAAAAGACAGCGAAATTTCAGCCGCACTCTCGTCTTTGTTCTCCCTTCTCAAAGAACTAACGTGGAGACCGGACACAAGGTCTCATCTCTCATCCAGTCTTGAAGGTACCGGAATTGGTAAGAGAGGTAGCAAATTCTTCAAGAAGAGATGA
- a CDS encoding RNI-like superfamily protein (RNI-like superfamily protein; BEST Arabidopsis thaliana protein match is: RNI-like superfamily protein (TAIR:AT5G51380.1); Has 3442 Blast hits to 2088 proteins in 188 species: Archae - 0; Bacteria - 116; Metazoa - 1426; Fungi - 202; Plants - 1366; Viruses - 0; Other Eukaryotes - 332 (source: NCBI BLink).) has product MSEFDKHVQNHIKNEKPFNSIKPSEIDSTLSLSDSLLLKIIEKLPESQSNDVSLVCKRWLNLQGQRLRSLKLLDFDFLLSERLTTRFPNLTHVDLVNACMNPRVNSGILFCHKSISFHLSSDSSNWEFLEENLLHSDVIDRGLRILSRESFDLLNLKVINASELGLLSLAGDCSDLQELELHKCNDNLLHGIAACKNLKGLRLVGSVDGLYSSSVSDIGLTFLAQGCRSLVKLELSGCEGSFDGIKAIGQCCEVLEELSICDHRMDDGWIAALSYFESLKILRISSCRKIDASPGPEKLLRSCPAMESLQLKRCCLNDKEGIKALFKVCDGATEVNIQDCWGLSDDCFSLAKAFRRVRFLSLEGCSVLTSGGLESVILHWEELESMRVVSCKSIKDSEISPALSSLFSLLKELTWRPDTRSHLSSSLEGAGIGIRGSKFFKKSVLH; this is encoded by the exons ATGTCTGAATTTGATAAGCATGTCCAAAACCACATCAAAAATGAGAAGCCTTTCAATTCAATCAAACCTTCAGAAATCGATTCAACTCTCTCTTTATCCGATTCTCTTCTCCTCAAGATCATCGAGAAGCTTCCTGAATCACAGAGCAACGACGTCTCACTCGTCTGCAAACGCTGGTTGAATCTTCAGGGACAACGTTTACGGAGTCTAAAgcttcttgattttgattttctcttgtCTGAGAGACTCACCACGAGATTCCCTAATCTCACGCATGTCGATTTGGTGAACGCGTGTATGAATCCGCGGGTCAATTCCGGTATTTTGTTCTGTCACAAGTcgatttcttttcatttatcttCAGACTCGTCGAATTGGGAGTTTCTTGAGGAGAATCTATTGCACAGTGACGTAATTGATAGAGGGCTTAGGATATTAAGCagagagagttttgatttgCTTAACCTTAAAGTGATTAACGCTTCTGAATTGGGATTATTGAGTTTAGCTGGAGACTGCTCTGATTTGCAAGAGTTAGAATTGCATAAGTGTAATGATAATCTCTTGCATGGCATTGCTGCGTGTAAGAATCTGAAGGGATTGAGATTGGTAGGAAGCGTAGACGGATTGTATAGTTCATCTGTGTCGGATATAGGATTAACATTCTTAGCACAAGGATGTAGGAGTTTGGTGAAGCTTGAGCTTAGTGGTTGTGAAGGTAGCTTTGATGGGATTAAAGCAATTGGGCAATGTTGTGAAGTGCTTGAGGAGTTGAGTATTTGTGACCATAGAATGGACGATGGTTGGATCGCTGCGCTTTCGTATTTTGAGAGTTTGAAGATATTGAGGATTTCGTCTTGTAGAAAGATAGACGCTAGTCCTGGACCGGAAAAGTTGTTGCGGTCTTGTCCTGCTATGGAGAGTTTGCAGCTCAAGAGGTGTTGTTTGAATGACAAGGAGGGGATAAAAGCTTTGTTTAAAGTGTGTGATGGAGCAACAGAGGTTAATATTCAGGATTGTTGGGGACTGAGTGATGATTGTTTCAGTTTGGCTAAAGCTTTCAG GAGGGTGAGGTTTCTGTCTTTGGAAGGATGCTCAGTTTTAACATCAGGAGGTTTAGAGTCGGTGATTTTACATTGGGAAGAGCTTGAGAGTATGAGAGTAGTGTCATGTAAGAGCATAAAAGACAGCGAAATTTCACCAGCGCTCTCGTCTTTGTTCTCACTTCTCAAAGAACTAACTTGGAGACCAGACACTAGGTCTCATCTCTCGTCGAGTCTTGAAGGTGCCGGGATTGGAATTAGAGGCAGCAAATTCTTCAAGAAGAGTGTTTTACATTGA
- a CDS encoding uncharacterized protein (unknown protein; Has 30201 Blast hits to 17322 proteins in 780 species: Archae - 12; Bacteria - 1396; Metazoa - 17338; Fungi - 3422; Plants - 5037; Viruses - 0; Other Eukaryotes - 2996 (source: NCBI BLink).), whose product MIQRTTSSPEKMIGGKIPESRVSASLPCFQASAEGLSRRKSLAEAGKRDIFYGEDDVADLMFREEEVEQDTVMRAYRSNEAMKSIQDTRRRQRRFFCFECFDFLKLFFSRDRN is encoded by the coding sequence ATGATACAAAGGACCACTTCATCCCCAGAGAAGATGATCGGAGGAAAGATTCCTGAATCACGAGTTTCTGCATCACTACCATGTTTTCAGGCGAGTGCTGAAGGGTTAAGTCGACGGAAGAGCTTAGCTGAAGCCGGGAAGAGAGATATCTTCTATGGAGAAGATGACGTGGCAGACTTGATGTTtagagaagaggaagtggAACAAGACACGGTCATGAGAGCTTATAGAAGTAACGAAGCTATGAAATCTATCCAAGATACGAGACGAAGACAAAGAaggttcttttgttttgaatgttttgactttctcaaactttttttctctagaGATCGAAACTAA
- a CDS encoding RNI-like superfamily protein (RNI-like superfamily protein; BEST Arabidopsis thaliana protein match is: RNI-like superfamily protein (TAIR:AT5G51380.1); Has 35333 Blast hits to 34131 proteins in 2444 species: Archae - 798; Bacteria - 22429; Metazoa - 974; Fungi - 991; Plants - 531; Viruses - 0; Other Eukaryotes - 9610 (source: NCBI BLink).): MSEFDKHVQNHIKNEKPFNSIKPSEIDSTLSLSDSLLLKIIEKLPESQSNDVSLVCKRWLNLQGQRLRSLKLLDFDFLLSERLTTRFPNLTHVDLVNACMNPRVNSGILFCHKSISFHLSSDSSNWEFLEENLLHSDVIDRGLRILSRESFDLLNLKVINASELGLLSLAGDCSDLQELELHKCNDNLLHGIAACKNLKGLRLVGSVDGLYSSSVSDIGLTFLAQGCRSLVKLELSGCEGSFDGIKAIGQCCEVLEELSICDHRMDDGWIAALSYFESLKILRISSCRKIDASPGPEKLLRSCPAMESLQLKRCCLNDKEGIKALFKVCDGATEVNIQDCWGLSDDCFSLAKAFR, encoded by the coding sequence ATGTCTGAATTTGATAAGCATGTCCAAAACCACATCAAAAATGAGAAGCCTTTCAATTCAATCAAACCTTCAGAAATCGATTCAACTCTCTCTTTATCCGATTCTCTTCTCCTCAAGATCATCGAGAAGCTTCCTGAATCACAGAGCAACGACGTCTCACTCGTCTGCAAACGCTGGTTGAATCTTCAGGGACAACGTTTACGGAGTCTAAAgcttcttgattttgattttctcttgtCTGAGAGACTCACCACGAGATTCCCTAATCTCACGCATGTCGATTTGGTGAACGCGTGTATGAATCCGCGGGTCAATTCCGGTATTTTGTTCTGTCACAAGTcgatttcttttcatttatcttCAGACTCGTCGAATTGGGAGTTTCTTGAGGAGAATCTATTGCACAGTGACGTAATTGATAGAGGGCTTAGGATATTAAGCagagagagttttgatttgCTTAACCTTAAAGTGATTAACGCTTCTGAATTGGGATTATTGAGTTTAGCTGGAGACTGCTCTGATTTGCAAGAGTTAGAATTGCATAAGTGTAATGATAATCTCTTGCATGGCATTGCTGCGTGTAAGAATCTGAAGGGATTGAGATTGGTAGGAAGCGTAGACGGATTGTATAGTTCATCTGTGTCGGATATAGGATTAACATTCTTAGCACAAGGATGTAGGAGTTTGGTGAAGCTTGAGCTTAGTGGTTGTGAAGGTAGCTTTGATGGGATTAAAGCAATTGGGCAATGTTGTGAAGTGCTTGAGGAGTTGAGTATTTGTGACCATAGAATGGACGATGGTTGGATCGCTGCGCTTTCGTATTTTGAGAGTTTGAAGATATTGAGGATTTCGTCTTGTAGAAAGATAGACGCTAGTCCTGGACCGGAAAAGTTGTTGCGGTCTTGTCCTGCTATGGAGAGTTTGCAGCTCAAGAGGTGTTGTTTGAATGACAAGGAGGGGATAAAAGCTTTGTTTAAAGTGTGTGATGGAGCAACAGAGGTTAATATTCAGGATTGTTGGGGACTGAGTGATGATTGTTTCAGTTTGGCTAAAGCTTTCAGGTAA
- a CDS encoding LUC7 N terminus domain-containing protein (LUC7 N_terminus domain-containing protein; FUNCTIONS IN: RNA binding; INVOLVED IN: biological_process unknown; LOCATED IN: cellular_component unknown; EXPRESSED IN: 22 plant structures; EXPRESSED DURING: 13 growth stages; CONTAINS InterPro DOMAIN/s: LUC7 related (InterPro:IPR004882); BEST Arabidopsis thaliana protein match is: LUC7 related protein (TAIR:AT3G03340.1); Has 11347 Blast hits to 6019 proteins in 331 species: Archae - 9; Bacteria - 137; Metazoa - 6515; Fungi - 1614; Plants - 1008; Viruses - 20; Other Eukaryotes - 2044 (source: NCBI BLink).): MDAQRALLDELMGAARNLTDEERRGFKEVKWDDREVCAFYMVRFCPHDLFVNTKSDLGACSRIHDPKLKESFENSPRHDSYVPKFEAELAQFCEKLVNDLDRKVRRGRERLAQEVEPVPPPSLSAEKAEQLSVLEEKVKNLLEQVEALGEEGKVDEAEALMRKVEGLNAEKTVLLQRPTDKVLAMAQEKKMALCEVCGSFLVANDAVERTQSHVTGKQHVGYGLVRDFIAEQKAAKDKGKEEERLVRGKEADDKRKPREKESESKRSGSSDRERYRDRDRNRDGDRHRDRGRDYRKPYDRRSRSGREDRDRSRSRSPHGRSGHRRVSRSPIRQY, encoded by the exons ATGGATGCTCAGCGAGCTCTGTTGGACGAACTAATGGGCGCAG CTCGTAATCTGACAGACGAAGAGAGAAGAGGGTTCAAGGAGGTTAAGTGGGACGATAGAGAAGTATGTGCATTCTATATGGTTCGATTTTGTCCTCATGACCTCTTTGTTAACACGAAAAGCGATCTTG GAGCATGCTCGAGAATTCATGATCCAAAGTTGAAAGAAAG CTTCGAGAACTCTCCGAGGCATGATTCCTATGTGCCTAAATTCGAGGCTGAGCTTGCACAGTTTTGCGAGAAGTTG GTGAATGATCTTGATAGGAAAGTTAGGCGTGGGCGAGAACGTCTTGCACAAGAAGTTGAACCGGTTCCACCACCTTCTCTATCAGCAGAGAAAGCTGAACAATTGTCTGTCTTGGAGGAGAAAGTTAAGAACCTTTTGGAACAAGTGGAAGCACTTGGTGAAGAAGGCAAAGTGGATGAAGCTGAAGCGCTAATGAGGAAG GTGGAAGGGCTAAATGCTGAGAAGACAGTGTTGTTACAACGACCAACTGACAAGGTACTCGCGATGGCtcaggagaagaagatggcaTTGTGTGAGGTTTGTGGTTCATTTCTTGTGGCTAATGATGCAGTAGAAAGAACACAGTCTCATGTCACTGGAAAGCAACATGTTGGCTATGGCTTGGTTCGGGATTTTATTGCTGAACAAAAA GCTGCTAAAGATAaaggaaaggaagaagaaagactaGTAAGAGGAAAAGAAGCAGATGATAAGAGGAAACCAAGGGAGAAGGAAAGCGAGAGTAAGAGGAGTGGTTCTAGTGATAGAGAAAGATATCGTGATCGAGACCGAAACAGAGATGGTGACAGACACAGAGACCGTGGTAGAGATTATAGAAAGCCTTATGACAGGAGATCGAGGAGTGGGAGAGAGGACCGAGATCGAAGCAGGTCACGATCTCCTCATGGAAGGTCTGGTCACAGAAGGGTGTCGAGAAGCCCCATTCGCCAATACTAG
- a CDS encoding PLAC8 family protein (PLAC8 family protein; CONTAINS InterPro DOMAIN/s: Protein of unknown function Cys-rich (InterPro:IPR006461); BEST Arabidopsis thaliana protein match is: PLAC8 family protein (TAIR:AT2G45010.1); Has 30201 Blast hits to 17322 proteins in 780 species: Archae - 12; Bacteria - 1396; Metazoa - 17338; Fungi - 3422; Plants - 5037; Viruses - 0; Other Eukaryotes - 2996 (source: NCBI BLink).) codes for MMSDGGAPSRYVKLTKEQAPVDEIHPGELNQPIEVSHLAVHKCNECGQPLPENFEAPADEPWTTGIFGCTEDMNSFWLGLFCPSVLFGRVYETLSDEETSWKKACICHSIVVEGGLTAASMLACVPGIDPHTSLLIWEGLLFVWWMCGIYTGNVRQTLQRKYHLQNAPCDPCMVHCCLHFCAVCQEHREMKNRLSDNFVMPMTVINPPPVQEMSASGDRDQHHHNSVPVSHHSSDLEMRPL; via the exons ATG ATGTCGGACGGAGGAGCACCGTCGAGATACGTGAAGTTGACGAAGGAACAAGCTCCGGTCGATGAGATTCATCCCGGTGAACTCAATCAGCCCATTGAAGTTTCTCAT CTAGCTGTTCACAAATGCAATGAGTGTGGCCAACCTTTGCCTGAGAATTTTGAAGCTCCTGCTGATGAGCCCTGGACTACCGGAATATTCGGCTGCACTGAGGACATGAATAGTT TTTGGCTGGGACTTTTCTGCCCAAGTGTTCTATTTGGACGTGTCTATGAAACTCTGAGTGATGAGGAAACCTCGTGGAAGAAAGCATGTATTTGCCATTCCATTGTAGTAGAAGGCGGTCTTACTGCTGCATCGATGCTTGCTTGTGTTCCCGGTATTGATCCGCATACTTCTTTACTTATATGGGAaggtttgttgtttgtttggtggATGTGTGGGATATACACTGGAAATGTCCGTCAAACTCTACAAAGGAAATATCATCTTCAG AATGCTCCATGTGATCCATGTATGGTGCATTGTTGCCTTCACTTTTGTGCGGTTTGTCAAGAGCACCGTGAGATGAAGAATCGTCTTTCGGATAACTTTGTGATGCCTATGACTGTTATCAACCCACCACCGGTTCAAGAGATGAGTGCTTCTGGTGACAGAGACCAACACCACCACAACTCTGTTCCGGTTTCACACCATAGCTCTGATCTTGAGATGAGGCCATTGTAG
- a CDS encoding long-chain-alcohol O-fatty-acyltransferase family protein / wax synthase family protein (long-chain-alcohol O-fatty-acyltransferase family protein / wax synthase family protein; BEST Arabidopsis thaliana protein match is: MBOAT (membrane bound O-acyl transferase) family protein (TAIR:AT5G55350.1); Has 429 Blast hits to 418 proteins in 114 species: Archae - 0; Bacteria - 193; Metazoa - 0; Fungi - 0; Plants - 227; Viruses - 0; Other Eukaryotes - 9 (source: NCBI BLink).) → MEEELKNLIKVSVSVIISISYCYYVPTRIKPGIFRFLSVLPICALFRVLPLFFASVHLSGYTALFISWLANFKLILFSFNQGPLFPLPSNLTRFICFACFPIKLQQNPKRRDYFFQWEYPIEVLFSNQFVTKVVILSVVLHMYNHIQHIYPIVLFVLYPLHLYLVLEILLKLFNAFFSIALDCELEPQLNEPYLAYSLRDFWGHWWTLMLPTILLPDVYARMRRITEGKMNSENALYLGVFVTFLVSGALHEFLFFYITRERPTGEVTLFFVLHGVCIVAYDARLKKKIARWIGFEFCPCLILQVMVMGFVVVTAGWLFFPPLVRTGKIQRFANEALLFIGFVRNLFNESLFFMRKFFNEALFFTGFVMRKLFNGALFFIGFVKLKLFNESSLFFIMRKLFNEAMFFIGFVIRKLFNEAMFFIGFVKLKLFTFGW, encoded by the coding sequence ATGGAGGAAGAACTCAAGAACTTGATCAAGGTTTCGGTTTCTGTAATAATCTCCATATCTTACTGTTACTACGTACCAACCAGAATCAAACCTGGTATCTTTAgatttctctctgttcttccaATTTGTGCTCTGTTTCGtgttcttcctctgtttttcgcCTCTGTTCACCTCTCTGGTTACACAGCGCTTTTCATCTCATGGCTCGCCAATTTCAAACTCAtactcttctccttcaatcAAGGCCCACTTTTTCCACTTCCCTCAAATCTCACCCGATTCATCTGCTTCGCTTGCTTCCCCATCAAGCTTCAACAAAACCCTAAGCGCCGAGACTATTTCTTCCAATGGGAATACCCCATTGAAGTTTTGTTTAGTAACCAATTCGTGACTAAAGTTGTAATCTTGAGTGTAGTGTTACATATGTATAATCACATACAACATATATATCCCATTGTGCTATTTGTTCTCTATCCACTCCATCTATACTTGGTACTTGAGATTCTCTTAAAGCTCTTCAACGCTTTCTTCTCTATAGCTCTTGATTGCGAACTCGAGCCACAGCTGAATGAACCATACTTGGCCTATTCTCTTCGAGACTTCTGGGGTCACTGGTGGACACTCATGCTCCCGACGATCCTCCTGCCAGACGTCTACGCTAGGATGCGGCGAATCACTGAAGGGAAAATGAACTCCGAGAATGCTCTGTACTTGGGAGTTTTTGTCACATTCCTTGTCTCCGGTGCACTTCAcgagtttctcttcttctatataaCTCGTGAGCGGCCTACTGGAGAGGTTACTCTGTTCTTCGTGTTACATGGGGTTTGCATTGTGGCGTACGACGCCaggttaaagaagaagattgcgCGGTGGATAGGGTTTGAATTTTGCCCGTGTTTGATATTACAAGTGATGGTTATGGGGTTTGTCGTTGTGACTGCTGGTTGGTTGTTTTTCCCTCCTCTTGTCAGGACCGGCAAGATTCAGAGATTCGCTAACGAAGCCTTGCTCTTCATTGGTTTCGTGCGCAACTTGTTTAACGAATCCTTGTTCTTCATGCGTAAGTTTTTTAACGAAGCCTTGTTCTTCACTGGTTTCGTCATGCGCAAGTTGTTTAACGGAGCCTTGTTTTTCATTGGTTTCGTCAAGCTCAAGTTGTTTAACGAATCCTCCTTGTTCTTCATCATGCGCAAGTTGTTTAACGAAGCCATGTTCTTCATTGGTTTCGTCATACGCAAGTTGTTTAACGAAGCCATGTTCTTCATTGGTTTCGTCAAGCTCAAGTTGTTTACTTTTGGCTGGTGA